In Glycine soja cultivar W05 chromosome 10, ASM419377v2, whole genome shotgun sequence, the genomic stretch aataaaattacaaaattatcctTTAATTTATGCTCAGTGGAAATAAAGGATGGATGGCTTTTTGTCTAATAGAAAAGGTGCTGAGTACCAACATACTCCTAATTTTTAAATGCCCCTATGTTAGCAAACCCGGTTACTAAAAGAGTAAACGAATCATTCTAGCTCACGTCAGAAAGGTTATACttatattacattttaataattttttattagcttCCTCCGTCTTCTGTATGACGGAGGGGCTAGCATAAACTGGTGAGAATGAGCTAACTGGGCCTTCAAATTCAATCATTTTTCTAGtgttgagaatgaggtaaaATAGGCATCGTTGCGTGTGCGtgtataagattaatttaatctAAATGTTATATAAGATTGAAATCCCTCTACATGGTATGTTCAAACCACGGCGGCACTGACAGAACTTCATTGCaatgaaaaatacaaatcaaTGTATGCACATGTTTACGTGATATCCCAGTGACAATTTGAAACATCTTACATATGTACATAGCACCGGAACACAAGTAAAAGAATGGACGTAACAACAGGAAGCCCATGAGAGTATTTTCCCAATACATTACAATCAGACAGCCATGGTAGCTTGAAGCCAAGGCAAGTATGTAGATTTATGAAATATATGCCTTGACCAGTTCTGTGTAGCTGCAAACTAAACCCGTCCTTGGGCAGATGATTGTACCATTATTCTTCTTCGCCATCTCTTCAAGAGCCTGCAAAGgagcaaaaaataataaacaaaatatgctTTATACATGGAACATCTAAAAGAATAACTAGAATAACAGGGACCTTAGTGCTATAAACATATCCATTGGGCAAGACTTGCGGTGGGTTCTCCGTGTCCATTAACTCCTTAGTTATATAGCAAACAAGCTTAGAGTGATGCTGCTTTGAATATGGTAATGGCATGGCTAGTGTGCGGAAAGCCTCCTGTGATAAGGGGTCCTCTTTTGTGCAATCATCCTCATAACAATATCTTTATCAAGTCAAGGAATATATCTCAATAGAGTTATCTGTGGCAAAAGTAaagaggttttattattataagtatGAGCTTTAAAATCATCCACAGAAAATTAGAGAGTTAAAAATGAGAAGCACAAGCCACAGGAACCATACTTTGAATGAATTATGGGAATGGTAATAACAGATCTAGAGAATTACCATATAAAAGTCAATTCAAGTGTACCTAGTTGCCAGAGAAAAATGATAGCTATAATGTAcgtcaaaataatttatgattatgaaGAATTGCTACATAAAGGCTCAAGGCAGGAGATTATCACTGACAAATATGAAATTTCATACAATGAATGGCTTTGAACTTTTAAATCTAGAGGGTTTTAAAATACCTGCATAAAAAGTGAACCACTCCAATCAAAGGAATTCAAATTAATAGACAAACGGTTGTATTCCATTAAGTCCCTCAAAAGGATAAGGAAAGTCCAAGTGGTTTTAAGATTTATTGGAAAGGGTGGAGGGGGTGTTTCAATTATATGTATgcaagcattttaaaaaaaggatacGGTGTCTTGAGAGCAGAAAGGCCAGCTTGCAGATAGATATTGAGCAAGGGCTCTAAAGTCATGCCATATAACTTGCAGAACTCCTGTTTGAATTGGTCCACTAGATAATCCCATTGCTTAGCTTCAAATAAAACCTGTAAAATATTATGCAAAAGAAAATTCCAAACATTATAGTGCTAAAATAGAAGTTCCTAAAAAATAGACAATGATGCAATATCAAGCAAAAATTCTAgcaaagaagaaagtattaataCAGTTTCACCAATATCATGTTTGATAGACTTTGTTGGAAATATGACAGGCATGAAGATTTTCTTTAATAAGAGatcagaagaaaataaaaactccTGCAAATaatttgttcttgttttttACCTAATCAATAGAGGAAGTACTTTTCTTGACCATGAATTACATAAGACGTGCAAGGTAAAAgccatttcttttctttggagTGAAGTAGATAAACTTGAAGAATGctatttttcaaggaagttaatgtttttaacaaacaaaaaaaatgaaaccacTCCACCTTCCACTCTAAATTCTTAAATTGTGTAATTAACATAAACATAGGTATCAAgaatcaattgttcaatttctgaATCATGAATTCAGCATCAAGTATTCTTAAATGCCACATATCACTTAAGAAAATTGAGAACTCCATTAGTACCATAAAACCATCATGAGTCATATGTCATAAGTAAAGCTCAAAAGTCATAATTTCAATATTGATAAACCATTTCAGAGTAACTGTGTGAACACCCAGAACCGGAAGAACAAGAAATGCACCCAAAACTAGAAGAACCAAACAGAGAGTCGAATGACTGGTTTGCAGATGTCAACAACAGGTCCCTGCCCCTCCAAATGAAAACAGAGAAAGGAACAGGGTGTAATATGCAACACCCTTTCAATTCCTTTCATATAACAATTCAAGCCTGTCTGCCCCTTTGAATCCTCAGATGAAAATTAGTGGATAGGGGGGAAATGTAAAAGAACAGTGGGGTGATACTGACTCACAGAATCATCCACACTGATGATACAGACGAGCATTGATTTGTGCAACACAGACACAATTCATAGCCAACTGTGACGAGTCACTAGCTTAAGCTTACTGAAGGATATCAAGTTGTAATTCCAATTACAAATTCTACAATTCTAACAACAAAGAATATGAATACAATCCTAACACTATTgcattaaaaagataataaaactaACGCAAAAAAACACTCAAACACAAGGAGTGCTCACCTTGTATGTGGCACATTCAGTATCCCTTTTAAAAGCTAGTGTTGCAATGACTCGCTGCAATTCTTTCATGTGGGTGGCTCCCCATGGCGCAAGATATTTCCTAGCATATGTGATAGCTCTCAAATTGTTCTGAGCTCTTACTAATTCTATGAACTCTTGAAGTCTCAACTGGAACTCCAATTTGCTCTGTCGTCATTAAACCACtagaaattaataatagtaaataTGATTTGATGCGTTGATTGTGATTTATGCAGTTATCTTAACAAGTGCCATCCTATGAGAAGCTCCGGCGGTACTTGTGGATATTCAAGAAAATCTGGATTTGcattagtttataatttttgttttcaaattttaaacagacctgagacattttttttttatatttgatcaaTCCAGTGGTTATCCCTCTcttatatatgaatatattCTATGGTTGCAGTATGTTTTGGATGATTTCCGATTTTAAATGCATTAAAAGAAACGCATATTACCTAGACTCTAGAACCAAATAAACCCAAAAAGCCTAAGCTATGAGCATGGTGCAGCTACGATTAACAAGATCAAACAGCAGTATGAACCTTAGACTTCTTCAGCCTTGATTTGTTATCAGCACACCATGCTAGGGCAGGTGCAACATC encodes the following:
- the LOC114370557 gene encoding protein MAEA homolog, whose translation is MEMDSLPNGNNTSGTPISATATANPAQPPSSNLPQLTESLKLEHQFLRVPFEYYKKTLRANHRAVEKEMSAVISGVNEAAATDLSPDDAVNHLNSLVSRLQGLKRKLEEGSRAEHLQAQKCRVRLDHLESADAENMSEWNNTRMKRILVDYMLRMSYYDTAVKLAESSNLQDLVDIDVFQEAKKVIDALQNKDVAPALAWCADNKSRLKKSKSKLEFQLRLQEFIELVRAQNNLRAITYARKYLAPWGATHMKELQRVIATLAFKRDTECATYKVLFEAKQWDYLVDQFKQEFCKLYGMTLEPLLNIYLQAGLSALKTPYCYEDDCTKEDPLSQEAFRTLAMPLPYSKQHHSKLVCYITKELMDTENPPQVLPNGYVYSTKALEEMAKKNNGTIICPRTGLVCSYTELVKAYIS